GGAGTCGCGGTGCACCTACCGCGCCCCGCTCGCGTATCCCGACCGCCTCCGGGCGGGCCTGCGCGTGGACAAGCTCGGCAACCGCTCGGTGACCTACGGCATCGGAATCTTCAAGGAGGGCGAGGAGCAGGCCGCGGCCCACGGGTACTTCGTGCATGTCTTCGTGGACCGCCAGTCGCGAAAGGCGGTGGCGATGCCCGAGCGCCTGCGTGAGGCGCTCGCGCGAATCTCCGTGACCTGACCGGCCCTACCCCGCCCGCACGTCCACCACCACCGCGGTGATGTTGTCGTGCCCCCCGGCCGCGTAGGCCTCCTCCACGAGGGTCTCCGCGACACCGGCGGCGCTCCCCTGCCCCAACCGCGCGGCGAGGCGCTTGGGCCCGAGCGGCTCGTACAAGCCATCCGAGCACAGCAGGTACACATCCCCCGCGCGCACCTCGAGCCGCTGCACGGTGGGCTCGGCGGCGTCCGTCCCGAGCGCACGGGTGATGAGGTGCCCGTAGGGACTCTCCCTCCGCTCGGGCGTCTCGACTCCCGCCTGGCGCATCTCCTCCAGGATGGAGTGGTCCCGGGTCAGTGCCTCCAGCTGCCCGTCCCTCAACCTGTACAACCGGCTATCTCCCACGTGCGCCACGGCAGCGCTCCGGGCCCCGAAGGCGAGCGCCACCACCGTCGAGCCCATCTCGCGCAGCTTCCCCACGCGCCGCGAGAGCACCGCGCGCTGGGCGAGCCACGTGCAGTTGAAGAGCAGGTCCTCCTCGCGGCTGCGGCTCGGCCGGAGCCGGTGGGGCCAGGTGGCGTCGGGGTCGTGGGTCACGCGCTCGCAGAAGCCAGAGAAGGTGTCCACCACGCAGCGGCTGGCCACCTCACCGCCCTCGTATCCCCCCAGACCATCGGCCACCACGAACAGGCC
This is a stretch of genomic DNA from Archangium violaceum. It encodes these proteins:
- a CDS encoding acyl-CoA thioesterase, whose product is MSEAESTDRYRYFLPITTRWMDNDVYGHINNVTYYSYFDTVANHYLIHEGGLDIVASPIIGLVVESRCTYRAPLAYPDRLRAGLRVDKLGNRSVTYGIGIFKEGEEQAAAHGYFVHVFVDRQSRKAVAMPERLREALARISVT
- a CDS encoding PP2C family protein-serine/threonine phosphatase, with protein sequence MRIDSAGWTHVGRRSHNEDAWAVRADLGLFVVADGLGGYEGGEVASRCVVDTFSGFCERVTHDPDATWPHRLRPSRSREEDLLFNCTWLAQRAVLSRRVGKLREMGSTVVALAFGARSAAVAHVGDSRLYRLRDGQLEALTRDHSILEEMRQAGVETPERRESPYGHLITRALGTDAAEPTVQRLEVRAGDVYLLCSDGLYEPLGPKRLAARLGQGSAAGVAETLVEEAYAAGGHDNITAVVVDVRAG